Genomic DNA from Gimesia aquarii:
GATTGGTGAAACAAAGACAATCGCCAAATATCCGTAAACAACAGAAGGAATACCTGCGAGAACTTCTAAAAGTGGCTTGACGATATCACGAAAACGGGGAGACGCATATTCACTGAGATAGATGGCGGTTCCCAAGCCAATCGGTACAGCAACAATTGCTGCTCCACCGGCAACCAACATCGTCCCACACAATAAAGGTAAAATTCCAAAATGTTGGGGCTTTAAGAGAGGCGTCCATTTCGTTCCAGTCAAAAATTCAATAATCGACACATCAAAGAAAAATTGAACCGATTCATATAATAAGACAACTACAATACCTACGGTCACCAGCACAGAGACACTGGCGCAAACAAATAGGCTGAAATGAATGAAACCTTCATAGAAAGGACGCAGGCGACCCCATAAACCGCCAGCGCTTTCTAAAGAAGTAGAGCGAGGTAGCTTGATTGCAGCGACCTCGCTGAGTTCCATCTCTATTGGTTGTTCTTCGTTGGAACGTTTTTCTGTCACTTAGACAATGCTCCCTTAAGGGCATCTTGGTTTGCCTTGGCAACTTCATCTGATACAGGCACATACCCTACTTCTTTGGCAAGTTGCGCTGCGTTTTCAAGATAAAATTTCACGAATGCTACAACTTCAGGTCGTTCTAAAGCAGACTTTCGAACATAGATAAACAAAGGGCGAGAAAGAGGAGCGTAAGAGTTATCACGCACCGTTTCCAAAGAGGGCTTTGTGCAACCTTTACCACCATCCACGGCTAATAATTTCAGTTTGTCTTTGTTCTCTTCGTAATAAGCGTATCCAAAATAACCTAGAGCATTTTCATCTGACTGAACTCCAGTCACCAGGACGTTATCATCTTCGCTAGCGGTATAATCTGCACGACTCGCTTTTTCTTCGCCTACGATTGCTTCAGTAAAGTAATCAAAAGTACCGGAATCAGTACCTGGCCCATATAGCTTAATATCTTTTGCAGGCCATTTGGGATCAAGGTCTTTCCACTGCTTGACTCCGCTTTCAGGTCGCCATAATTCCTTAAGTTGGCCAACTGTCAAGCAGTCACACCAGGTATTCTTAGGATTTGCAATCACAGCCAAACCATCGAATGCGACAGAGAGTTCTATAAATTCAATCCCTTTTTCTTTACAGGCGGCAGCTTCTTTTTCTTTCATTCCACGTGAGGCATCACAGATGTCGATTTCGCCGGCGATAAACTTTTTCATCCCGCCACCGGTACCCGAAATACCAACAATCGGACGCACTTTGGGATGCACATTACGGAACTCTTCAGCGACCGCTTCACTAATGGGGTACACAGTACTGGAACCGTCAATTTTTACACTACCAGAGAGTGCTTCACCTGTACCACCGGCAGGATCAGTTTCAGTACCGGCTTTTTTTGCAGCGGGTTCTGTTCCAGTCTCACTTTTCCCATTACAGCCAGCCCCAACCAGGGAAACACTAACCGCCAAGCAGAGCAGTCCCAATACTTTCCCTATATTTGTTGTGATCATTTCGCGTGTCTCTCCCAATTTGGTACGTTAATAAACAAGTTTGAAATTTGAGTTGATTGAGGGCTTTTAAGAAACCAGATCAGAGCGACCCAATGCCAAAACACCTTTTTCAGATGCTGGCTACCATACCCATTAATTGTTAAGACAATATTAAGAAACGATGAAGTGCTTAATCTTTTTGGAACATTGAACCAGAGACCAAAAATATCGCAAGTCTTTTATAAATAACAACTTAAAACACAACGCACTACTTTTAGCCTCTGGGAAGCCGAACGGTAAAGGTGGTTCCTTCACCGACTTTACTGGTCACGCCAATAGTACCATTGAAGGACTGAACCAGATGCTTAACAATGGAAAGCCCGAGCCCGGTTCCACCAAGTTCACGCGAACGGGCTTTATCAACCCGGAAAAACCGTTCGAACAGGCGCGCCTGGTGTTTTTCCTCAATCCCGATTCCTGTGTCTTCCACTTCCAGAAGTACCATATTGGGATCATCCCATTCCCAGCGAATCGTAATCCGCCCCTGGTCGGGAGTGTATTTAATCGCATTATTAATCAAGTTGCCAAGAATTTGATGCAAGCCTTCTTCATCCGCTTTCACTTTAATGCCAGGCTCTTTTGCTTCGACTATCAATTCGATGTTTTTAGCTTCGGCAACTTTCTGCTGGTCAACGAGACATATTTCAACAAAGGGCCCTAATTCGATGTCAATAATGTCAAAGACCTGATTTCCTGATTCAATACTCGCTAAGCTAATCAGGTCCATAATTAATTCATGTAGACGCTCAGCCTGTTCTTCAATTCTCATTAAAAATGTCTGACTGATTTCCGGATCGTCCTTCGCCCCTCGAATAAGCGTTTCCGTATAGGCTTTGATTGAGCTTAAGGGAGTTTTCAGTTCATGCGATACATTGGCCACAAACTCCTGTCTTAATGACTCCAACCTCCGAAGCTCCGTCATATCAAACAAAACAATTACTAATCCAGGACAAGGTTCTCCGGGCAAAGGTGTCGTTGTTACCCCTAAAATCCGATCACTGGTGCTCTCCAGTTCGACTTCCATACGTTGAGGCTCTAAGGTATTCAGTACTTCCGTCACCGCTCTTTGTAGCTGATGATTGCGAACTGACTCAAAAAGTGGCTTTCCCTCAGCCTCTTCGGGTGAGAAAAAAAGAAGTCGACCGGCAGATTCGTTTGCAAACAGTACATGCTGGCGTTCATTGATCGCGATCACTCCTTCTACCATACCTTCCAGCACAGTCCCCAAACGATCTCCGCTTGCCTGCAACTGTCTCACGCGTTCTGCCATCTCATGGCTCATGTGATTGAAAGATTGAGCCAGAATCCCCAATTCATCATGTTGTGGAAAATAGAGCTTCTGATCATATTCTCCCCCGGCAATCGATTCGGCAGCGTTTGTCAAAATGGTCAAAGGTCGAATCATTCGCGCTACAACCCAGTAAGTCAGTAGCATCACCGTAAAACTGACAACTAAAGCAATACCCCAAATCAGCTTTTCAACAGCAGAAACTTCTTCCTGGATTTTCGCCATCGTAATCGCAACGCGCACCACACCTTCGGGCTGCTCCTCTTCTTTAAATAAAACAGCATAATACAGCATCGGCTCACTCAAAGTCGGACTCATTCGTTTAGAACTACCAGAGCCGGTAGAAATCGCCTGAATAATTTCAACGCGGTTTTTGTGATTTTCCATGTCTTGAACCAACTTCAAGGTATCCTGGTCAGAGTCGGCAATGACAACACCATCCATATCAATCAAAGTCAGCCGCGTCCCTGTCTTCTTCCCAAGTTTTTTGACTTTTTTTTGCAGACTTTCCGTAGGCCCCTGTTGGAAAACACCCTCCAAGCTGCTCCCCATAATGACAGCTGAATCATGCAGGCGTTGTCGAACCTGCTCATCAACCTGAGTTTGCTGACGCCCGGAAACAATCAAAGCAAACACGATCGCAGACGCAATATTTAAACCGGCATAAACCAGAAACAGCTTCCAGAACAATCGCGAAGACCACATCGTTACATCCACCCTGATGAAAAGAAAAAAGAATTCGCCTATTTTGAACCTGGCCCTGGTTAATCTGCAAGGGCTGCCCCTCATTTTCATGAAGAGTTCATGAGAACAGAAAAGAAATCGAATGCCTCCCAGACTGCTTACACCTTATTTACAAATAACATTTACCTCACAACTTCAATATTTGATTGAATAAACCATGTCGCAACTCCTGCTGAACAAAATCCTCTAGACAAATACAAGAACTTTGTAAATTCATTTTTCTCCATGAATTCAAGGTTTTTTATTCTGCTTGACACAGAACTGCCCTCTCTTAAACTGCGCAATCTGCGTCGCGCGCGCGAAAGATGTTTTCCTCCAGTGAATCGATTTCTCCCTCTACTTCTTATTCAGTACGAAAAACGAGCCCTTTTTTATGATTTTACAAAAAATGCCACTCTGGTAGTTCTCGATGTTTACGCTCATTTCACGCCTGTCAAACAAGTTCGCGACATGTTCATTCCGTCATCAAAACAGATCGCTTTACTATCAAAGCATTTCACGCTATCACCGCTTGACACTCTCACGCCGATCAACAAAATCATAAGTCTCAGGAGATGTGCTTATAGAGCACTCAAGATCTTAATTGAAATTGATATGTGTCTCACTCAATCTGCAGAAAAACACCTGTCACAAACCCAAGTGGAACTAAAGTAAGATCCGACCCTGGTACTGCTAAAGGAAAGCCGCGCAATGTAAAACTCGTTTATTTTACCGGATGTTGTATAAAGCAGCGTAGCTGAATATTCAGCAGCAGTCTGCAAGTTTGATCAACGGTAAACAACCATTGTGGGACAGGAGTTAAGCATTATAGGACGAACTAAAAATGTCAGGCTGGTAACATTAAATAGCACTCCATCCGACGTACATTTCAGCCAGTCTCTATTTCTTGCTCTTAAGGTCGAACTTGAACTCGCCCCCCTCTTGAGGTACGACGGCTGTCAATTTTGTTTTGGTTACGTCACTATAACGGCGTGAAAGTGTTTCTGTTGCAATTCCCCCTGCCCCCGCACCTTCCTTAGGAAGTGGTGTTCCATCCCCCCGTAATAGACGGCTGACGACTACTTTGTAATTCCCGGGAGGCGCTCCCTCTGTCCCATGCTGTTGTTTGAGTGTGTACTGCCCTGATTCGTCGGTCGTCCCCTGACACTCAATCCCCTTTGTCTGTCCATGGGGAATAAATGTTACTGTGGCAGATGCTAGAGGTTGTCCATTCAAAGTCACGACACCAGAAACAGGAACTGTTTTTGGCAATGGCTTTGCTTCGACGCCTCCACCACAACCAGTGGTCATTACAACAAGAATTGTACCTAAAATGGAACGTAACATACTTCGGGGCTCCCATCAGAGTTGAACCGTTGATGAGGAAAGGGAATACAACAGATAACCCTCACCTCATCAACTCAGTATCGCTGAACACATCTCAATAAATTAGAATTCACCTAAGACTTGACCGTCAGCCATTCTTGATAAATTAATCCTGGTCGTTGTATCGATGTTCTCACTAAGGAAACGGACTGCACCATCTCCCATCAGAATATGGATCCCTCCTGTGTGAAGGCTTCCTGCATATCCCCAGCTGTCCAATTTTCCTGTACTAGCTTCACCAGCAGCAAAGATGTTTATGCCACGATGTTGGAGGCTGATTCCCAGCATCACGTGCCCTCGATAACCCCAGGCAGTCGAATTACCATTTCGTACAGACCGAGTTGTTTCAGCCATGGCAATCGTGTTGCTGGTGCCGTCTACAACATCTCGCACACTGCAAAAACTGTTGTCACCAAACATAGCACGTGTAGAAAGTCCGATTGAATTCCACTCAGCGCAATTTTGCCAATTCGTAATATTGGAAATGAAATCATAGTTAGTTCTACCCGCACCACTGTGGGTGGTATCGAGGGATGTGGGAGCATAACAACCTTGCCCAGGTGGAATTCGAGTAGGATTCGGGTCCGTGGGACACAGAAACGCCGGCAATACTTCTTGTACTGGAGCCAGATTGCCGTTTGTTGAGGGGTCATCGGCATGCGTACCGATTAAACCACTATTACATCCAGAGACTTCCCATGTATACATCGTTCCGTTGAAATTGAACTGGTTGTAAAGTGGCGCCTGATCAATAAAAGGCAGTAACATCACCAACCCCGAGCTGTTCAAATCTGGTGTGGTACAACGACCAATGTTACCGGGAGGAAAGACTCGATGTGTGTCAAGGTAGTTGTGTAGTGCCAATCCCAACTGTTTCAGATTATTTTTACACGTAGAACGCCGCGCCGCTTCCCGCGCCTGCTGAACTGCGGGAAGCAATAATGCAATCAAAATTGCGATAATTGCAATGACTACTAATAATTCGATGAGTGTAAATCCGCGCCTCCGCATATGGCCCCAATTCATGTTTCTTCTCCTTCATAAAAAAATGTATGAAAAATACGAGTTGCAACAAAAGCTCATCCCAGAGAAGAGACGCAAGTCGATCCCATCAACTCACAGCGTTCGTTGACCGAAATTCAAATCGAAGAAGCACCTGCAATAAGAAATAGCAAGCGCTGTTTATCGAAATTTTTTATGACAATATGGCGAACTAACGTTGCCAAGATTCGAAAGAAAATCGATAGAATGATGATACGCCCATAGATTACGGTCGTTTCGATTTCTGATCTTTATTTAGTTATGTTACAAACTAAATGAAACGCAACAGATTCCAATTCGGACCGAAATATATCACTATCAGACATCATCTGAGTTGTGAGAAATTCTGCCTCAGTTCGCTGAAATCTCGCGCAACAATCTATTTGATTCCGTAGTGCGCACAACAATGGAATAGAGGGAGTAGGAAGGGTTGTCTAATCGGCTAAGGAGGATGAGTGGGTGCGTGTCAGAGAACACTGGAGCAGTCTAAGCTGAGTAAGATGATCACAACTCATTCTTCAGAAATTTAGTTAAGGCAGACCGATACGAGAACCAGTTCTCTCGAATAAAACTGATCCACTATTTTTGCCGTGGTAGTGGCAGGTCAATTCGTTTTTTTCCCCGAAGAACAGTGACGTCAAATTTTTGTCCCGGCTTTAATTCATTCACTCCATACGCGAGAATGTCGGTTTCACGGTATAAATCATTTTTCCCATTGAACGAAATGATAATATCGCCTTTTTGGAAGCCTGCCCGCTTTGCAGTCGCATGCAATCCATACTGACCAAGATGGCGTATCCTAAGTGCCATCGACTTTCCATCTGGAGGAAGTCCAACCTCTTTACGTTCATCTGGAGTTAATTCTTCTAAAACGGCTCCCCCCAGAACCATTCTACGAAGAGGCCAACTGCTGACCCGCCAGGAAAGATCATCTTTTCGTTTCCAGCCTGTGGGGAGTGAGAGTGTAAGGTCGCGTTTTTGTCCCTTTCGATCAATTTCAGCTGTGAGACGATCTTGAGGTTGCGCATGATGGAGTACCCATTGAACGTCTGCAATCGAGAGCATCGGTTGTCCCTCCAGCGTTAAAATTTGATCCCCTTTCTGAAAACCGGATTGAGTGGCGATCGAATCAGCAATAATCTCTTTTACCACCGCTTTTTCTTTTGGGTCTAATATCAGCCCCAAAATTTTCGGATGTGGATACTGAAACAAGATTCGCTCAGGAATAGATTTTTGATTTCTCAGAAAAAAGTCGCGCTGTGCATCTCCAATCTGGTGGCAGTGAATACAACTCTTGACAACATTCTTTTTCTTATTAATCGTTGATCGATACTTTCCGGCAAGTAAGGGATATTGCTCAGGAGAAGCCACATCAGGCTGTTTTCCTTGTTTTCCTTTGAGTGATGCTTTAATCGCAGTGTAATCCGCATGCAAATTCAAAGCACCTTGCATCGCTTTATTCAGGGCTTCAATCGAAACATCTTCGGCCCAAAGGGTATGATGCGAGCGGGTACCAAATCGTCCGTAAACGGTTCGATCTGCATTCAGCATGAATACGGCAAACGACTGGTCGTAATCGTATTGAAAAAGAGACAGGTCTAAGCCATTTGTCGAAATGAGTCGCACTCGAACGAACTGATCCATCAGTGGCTTGAGATGCTCATCTTTCTCCATCAAATCCTCATCCAGTTTCACACACTCTTCGCAAGGAATGCAACGCAAAACGATCAACATCGGTTTCTTCGTCTGTCGTGCTTGCTCAAAACCTTTCTGGAGATCGTTGTAAATCCAATATCCACTTGACTCCACCTTTTCTCGATCCTGTCGAACTTTTTCTTCACGAGTTTGTGCGAAAGAAAAAGATGTCGACGTCATCAAGAGTAAAGTAAATATGAAAACAGTTCTCAGCATGATTCTGATTCCTTGTACGGTCGAGTAATCGGAGGTGACAACTCCTCATTCTACCGCTTTATGGAATTCGAGTGCAAATAAAAAGAGATGCAATCACACCAAAGATCACATTACTTCTCGCCGACTCATCCCAGCAAATCACCTGGATATCTACAGATAAAAACACCCCCGGTCTGAAGATACAGACCGGGGGTGGTGCAGGTATCAGGTAATCACTTTTGTAATTACACCTGAACCAACAGTCTTACCACCTTCACGCACGGCAAATCGGTCGCCATCCATCAAAGCAACAGGGTGTTTGAGTGAAATACTCAGTTTTACCCCATCACCTGGCAGCGCCATGTCAACATTGCCGAGTACCGTTGCTGTTCCAGTGACATCCGTTGTACGGAAAAAGAATTGTGGCGTATATCCGTTAAAAAACGGCGTATGACGTCCACCTTCCTCCTTCTTCAATACATAAACTTCCGCTTCAAAATTCTGATGTGAAGTGATTGAACCTGTGGCTGCCAAGACCTGACCACGCGACACTTCGTCGTAACGGGTCTTGCGTAACAGACAACCAACATTGTTGCCTGCGTAACCTGTTTCTAACACTTCGCTGAAAGATTCGACTTGAGTGACGATATCGACTCGCGCCTGATTGGTCAGACCAATGATCTCAACCGAATCACCTGTTCGAATCATTCCCTTCTCAATTCTACCCGTTACAACCGTTCCACGACCTTCAATCATAAATACGTTCTCGATCGGCATCAAAAAAGGCTTGTCGATCATCCGATCAGGATCGGGGATATAAGTATCTAAAGCACTGAGTAACTGATTGATACACTTAGAAGCTTCTTTGTCTGCCGGATTGTCATGGGCAAGCTTTGCGGACCCACGAATAAATGGAATCTCATCACCTGGGAAACCGTATCTAGACAGCAATTCCCGCAGTTCCATTTCCACAAGTTCGATCAACTCCGGATCGTCAACCAGATCGCATTTGTTAAGAAATACAACCAGATATGGCACACCCACCTGACGAGCCAAGAGAATATGCTCACGCGTTTGTGGCATCGGACCATCCGCAGCAGAAACAAGCAACACTGCACCATCCATCTGAGCCGCACCGGTAATCATATTTTTGATGTAGTCGGCATGGCCCGGACAGTCAATGTGAGCATAAGTTCGGACCTCAGTTTCATACCTCACATGCGAAGCGATAATCGTTACGGTTTTACTTTTGTCACGTACGATGCCGCCTTTGGCAATGTCATGGTAAGATTTGACTTTTGCGAGGCCTTTCTCTGCCTGGACTCGCAACATCGCAGCCGTAAGTGTTGTTTTTCCGTGGTCGATGTGACCAATGGTTCCAACGTTGACATGAATTTTCTGAATCATTGCTCATTGCCTCCTTTCTAAAGAGGAGTTTGTCGTATTCACTGACCAGCCCCTAAGGTGAGCAAGCCTCAGCGACCTTTTTGTGCCCGTGCAGCTCCAGAGCAGCAAATGCGACGAAAAAGTAGTTTCTGGGAAATTTGAATCCTTCATTCCATAAAAAAAGCCCGCCAGATTTTAAAACCAGGCGGGCTTGGTGATTCATGACTTACTTCTTACAACAACTCACACACCGATCCCGCCTCGTCCTTTAATGGCGAGTCAAATTTAGATGCCTGTTTGAAGAAAAAGTTGAACATGACGATTTCCTATGAAGAACTTGTTGGAAAGCAGACACGCACGATAGAAACAGGTTCAGAAATTTTTCTGAAATGAATGTGTTTCCACAGAACAAAGCCAGGGGTAGGAAAGATTCTAGAATCCTTCCTACCCCTGGCCCAAATCGTGAATTTTCAAGGGTAACTACAAAGAAGTGATTAGTCAGGAATCGAAGTCACCAACTCTTCTGCCACTGCTTCAAGTACATCTGAAGAAATCAGAGGTAATTCATCTGCATAGCCGACCAGCAGTGCTAAATCACAAAGACGATTGATTTTGCGTGGATTCCCTTGCGTCAGTTCGAACAGAGTCTGAAAGCCATCGTCTTCAAAAATGGGTTCATTTCGACCGGCTACTTCCAGTCGATGCTCGACATAGCCACGCGTATCTTCAATGGAAAATGGTTTTAGAAGGCAGCGAACAGCGATCCGATCATCAAGTTGTGCTGATCGTTGTAGATGGCTTAAGAGGAGTTGGTCGCCTACCAGCAGCAAAGTAAAGTCGATTTCAGAAGTCTGTTGAAAATTCAAGAGCTGATGTAGTGTCTCAAAAATTCGCTGATCGACAATCAAATGTGCTTCATCAATGACGATCACAGGCTTGCGGCCCTGTTCACAAAGTAACAGAAGCTGTCTGTGTAATGCCCGGATAATTCGATCTTTCCCGGGAGCACTTGGCTCAATATTGGCTTCTTCTGCGCCTAACTCGACAGCGAGATACGAAATCAATTCAATGGGCGATAGTTGCGGAAAAACCAGATGCACAAAAGGCTGATTGACATCAGCCAATTGGCTTTTCAACACATGACACAGATAAGACTTACCAATCCCGGAACCACCGACAAGAAGACCTGCGCCTTTGCTGTTCTCAATGAGGTATTGAAGCTTCAACAACCCTGCCTGATGTGGATGACTTTCGTAAAAAAAAGTGGCTTCCATTTTT
This window encodes:
- a CDS encoding HAMP domain-containing sensor histidine kinase — translated: MWSSRLFWKLFLVYAGLNIASAIVFALIVSGRQQTQVDEQVRQRLHDSAVIMGSSLEGVFQQGPTESLQKKVKKLGKKTGTRLTLIDMDGVVIADSDQDTLKLVQDMENHKNRVEIIQAISTGSGSSKRMSPTLSEPMLYYAVLFKEEEQPEGVVRVAITMAKIQEEVSAVEKLIWGIALVVSFTVMLLTYWVVARMIRPLTILTNAAESIAGGEYDQKLYFPQHDELGILAQSFNHMSHEMAERVRQLQASGDRLGTVLEGMVEGVIAINERQHVLFANESAGRLLFFSPEEAEGKPLFESVRNHQLQRAVTEVLNTLEPQRMEVELESTSDRILGVTTTPLPGEPCPGLVIVLFDMTELRRLESLRQEFVANVSHELKTPLSSIKAYTETLIRGAKDDPEISQTFLMRIEEQAERLHELIMDLISLASIESGNQVFDIIDIELGPFVEICLVDQQKVAEAKNIELIVEAKEPGIKVKADEEGLHQILGNLINNAIKYTPDQGRITIRWEWDDPNMVLLEVEDTGIGIEEKHQARLFERFFRVDKARSRELGGTGLGLSIVKHLVQSFNGTIGVTSKVGEGTTFTVRLPRG
- a CDS encoding Trx7/PDZ domain-containing (seleno)protein yields the protein MLRTVFIFTLLLMTSTSFSFAQTREEKVRQDREKVESSGYWIYNDLQKGFEQARQTKKPMLIVLRCIPCEECVKLDEDLMEKDEHLKPLMDQFVRVRLISTNGLDLSLFQYDYDQSFAVFMLNADRTVYGRFGTRSHHTLWAEDVSIEALNKAMQGALNLHADYTAIKASLKGKQGKQPDVASPEQYPLLAGKYRSTINKKKNVVKSCIHCHQIGDAQRDFFLRNQKSIPERILFQYPHPKILGLILDPKEKAVVKEIIADSIATQSGFQKGDQILTLEGQPMLSIADVQWVLHHAQPQDRLTAEIDRKGQKRDLTLSLPTGWKRKDDLSWRVSSWPLRRMVLGGAVLEELTPDERKEVGLPPDGKSMALRIRHLGQYGLHATAKRAGFQKGDIIISFNGKNDLYRETDILAYGVNELKPGQKFDVTVLRGKKRIDLPLPRQK
- a CDS encoding carboxypeptidase-like regulatory domain-containing protein — translated: MLRSILGTILVVMTTGCGGGVEAKPLPKTVPVSGVVTLNGQPLASATVTFIPHGQTKGIECQGTTDESGQYTLKQQHGTEGAPPGNYKVVVSRLLRGDGTPLPKEGAGAGGIATETLSRRYSDVTKTKLTAVVPQEGGEFKFDLKSKK
- a CDS encoding PstS family phosphate ABC transporter substrate-binding protein, which translates into the protein MITTNIGKVLGLLCLAVSVSLVGAGCNGKSETGTEPAAKKAGTETDPAGGTGEALSGSVKIDGSSTVYPISEAVAEEFRNVHPKVRPIVGISGTGGGMKKFIAGEIDICDASRGMKEKEAAACKEKGIEFIELSVAFDGLAVIANPKNTWCDCLTVGQLKELWRPESGVKQWKDLDPKWPAKDIKLYGPGTDSGTFDYFTEAIVGEEKASRADYTASEDDNVLVTGVQSDENALGYFGYAYYEENKDKLKLLAVDGGKGCTKPSLETVRDNSYAPLSRPLFIYVRKSALERPEVVAFVKFYLENAAQLAKEVGYVPVSDEVAKANQDALKGALSK
- a CDS encoding ExeA family protein, encoding MYQSYWNLQSGPFEEKMEATFFYESHPHQAGLLKLQYLIENSKGAGLLVGGSGIGKSYLCHVLKSQLADVNQPFVHLVFPQLSPIELISYLAVELGAEEANIEPSAPGKDRIIRALHRQLLLLCEQGRKPVIVIDEAHLIVDQRIFETLHQLLNFQQTSEIDFTLLLVGDQLLLSHLQRSAQLDDRIAVRCLLKPFSIEDTRGYVEHRLEVAGRNEPIFEDDGFQTLFELTQGNPRKINRLCDLALLVGYADELPLISSDVLEAVAEELVTSIPD
- the pstC gene encoding phosphate ABC transporter permease subunit PstC, encoding MTEKRSNEEQPIEMELSEVAAIKLPRSTSLESAGGLWGRLRPFYEGFIHFSLFVCASVSVLVTVGIVVVLLYESVQFFFDVSIIEFLTGTKWTPLLKPQHFGILPLLCGTMLVAGGAAIVAVPIGLGTAIYLSEYASPRFRDIVKPLLEVLAGIPSVVYGYLAIVFVSPIIRYLFPSAGVFNAASACIVVGIMILPMIISLSEDILQSVPLSLRGAAFALGANKFEVTVRVVVPAALSGIIASFLLAISRAIGETMAVTLAAGATPKLTLNPLESIQTMTAYIVQVSLGDTPTGTVEYRTIFAVGLMLFITTMTMNIMAQYILSRVGEKYE
- a CDS encoding DUF1559 domain-containing protein, which produces MNWGHMRRRGFTLIELLVVIAIIAILIALLLPAVQQAREAARRSTCKNNLKQLGLALHNYLDTHRVFPPGNIGRCTTPDLNSSGLVMLLPFIDQAPLYNQFNFNGTMYTWEVSGCNSGLIGTHADDPSTNGNLAPVQEVLPAFLCPTDPNPTRIPPGQGCYAPTSLDTTHSGAGRTNYDFISNITNWQNCAEWNSIGLSTRAMFGDNSFCSVRDVVDGTSNTIAMAETTRSVRNGNSTAWGYRGHVMLGISLQHRGINIFAAGEASTGKLDSWGYAGSLHTGGIHILMGDGAVRFLSENIDTTTRINLSRMADGQVLGEF
- the tuf gene encoding elongation factor Tu, which gives rise to MIQKIHVNVGTIGHIDHGKTTLTAAMLRVQAEKGLAKVKSYHDIAKGGIVRDKSKTVTIIASHVRYETEVRTYAHIDCPGHADYIKNMITGAAQMDGAVLLVSAADGPMPQTREHILLARQVGVPYLVVFLNKCDLVDDPELIELVEMELRELLSRYGFPGDEIPFIRGSAKLAHDNPADKEASKCINQLLSALDTYIPDPDRMIDKPFLMPIENVFMIEGRGTVVTGRIEKGMIRTGDSVEIIGLTNQARVDIVTQVESFSEVLETGYAGNNVGCLLRKTRYDEVSRGQVLAATGSITSHQNFEAEVYVLKKEEGGRHTPFFNGYTPQFFFRTTDVTGTATVLGNVDMALPGDGVKLSISLKHPVALMDGDRFAVREGGKTVGSGVITKVIT